From one Phycisphaerales bacterium genomic stretch:
- a CDS encoding polymer-forming cytoskeletal protein, which produces MLSGFGRSRREAEQDRQVAVPRPAGRAVVCPDCGAHFEVSIKAINARCPKCTRPMRFEDAELNGLCTQNVTTMGAVRVGRKGVVRGRIICGQLVVTGQLDGNVRITGCCVVQPGGVLRGEVAARAIHIQRGGTFEGSLEISTGATEAKPAA; this is translated from the coding sequence GATCACGTCGGGAGGCGGAGCAGGATCGCCAGGTCGCTGTGCCGCGCCCGGCCGGGCGGGCGGTCGTCTGCCCTGACTGCGGCGCGCACTTTGAAGTCTCGATCAAGGCGATCAACGCGCGCTGCCCCAAGTGCACCAGGCCGATGCGCTTCGAGGACGCCGAACTCAACGGCCTGTGCACGCAAAACGTAACGACGATGGGCGCGGTGCGCGTGGGGCGCAAGGGCGTCGTGCGCGGCCGGATCATCTGCGGCCAACTCGTGGTTACCGGCCAACTCGACGGCAACGTGCGCATCACCGGTTGCTGCGTCGTCCAGCCGGGCGGCGTGCTGCGCGGCGAGGTCGCCGCCCGAGCCATTCACATCCAGCGCGGCGGAACCTTCGAGGGAAGTCTGGAAATCAGTACGGGAGCCACCGAGGCAAAGCCGGCGGCCTGA